The genomic stretch CAACACTCCTGTCGAATTTTGATGGACACCCAGGTGGTTCCAGTGCCACAACCCAGGGGTTTTACAGACTTCTGGGGCTAGTGTCCTTGTCCCTTGCAGCTCCCTCACCAAGGCTgcctgagcacccactgtgtgtaGCAAGGCAGTAAGGGAATAAAGGACACCCAAGTCATGCCCTCCTGGAGCTGACCCTGTAGACAGGGACACAGACAGGACACAAGGTGAGAAAGTGAAGTAGCTAATGTGTCAAATGCTACCTTTAAATGCTAAGGAGACAACGTTAGGGAAGATAGATTCAGAGGTGGTAATAGCAGGTAGCCTTTGGTCAAAGACAAAGAGGTGCCGAAGTGAACCATGCAGAACTCTGGGGAAGTTCATCCAGGCAGAAGGCAcagctgtgcaaaggccctggggcaggaatgAGCCTGACTTTGGGGGCATAGTCAGGAGCTGGtgtggagagaaggaaaagggaggaggcagggatggGACGGAGAGCCCTTCAGAGCCTCCTGGGTCCCAGGAGGACTTGAGCTTTGACCCAAAAGGAGTCATGGAGGGCTGTGGGCAAAGCAGCATAACGTCCCTCCCCATCTCTTAAGGTTGTTGCAAGAATTAAATGAACACACATAGCAGAGAATGAGTGCTAGGGGACCTCAAGTGTCCCGGACCTTATTTGTGATCCTTGTTATTTCTTTGTCCACAGCTCAGGCCCCTGAGGACCGCCAGATGTCCCCAGGGAGGGTGCTGCTGGCCCTGGCAGGGCCCGGACACCTGGGGCCCgtgctcccctccccaccccacggTGTCGCCTTCCCGGGAGGCTCTGGTTCCCGGATCGCCTTACCAGGGCGACTCGGCTGTCGCGCCCTGGacagggggaggggaggctgcaGGAAGCGGTGGATCCGGAGGCTGCAGCGGCAGCCAGGGTGGGTGGAGGAGCTCCTCGGGCCATGGAGAGCGCTGCTGCCCGCGAGGCCCCGCGGGCTGAGACCCCGCGCGCCCCTGTGCCCCCGCCCTCGCCCGCAGAGCACCCAGCCGCGCCCCGCGTGCGCCCGCGCCTCGTCTTCCGCACGCAGCTGGCGCACGGCAGCCCCACCGGCAAGATCGAAGGCTTCACCAACGTCCGCGAGCTCTACGCCAAGATCGCAGAGGCCTTCGGAATCGCGCCCACCGAGGTGAGCGCCCCGGTTCCCACTCCCGAGGTGCTCGTGCCGAGAGGGGAGCCTGGACCTTAGACGGGAGACCGCGGATCCCAGATTCCTAGGAAATCTTAGATCCCAGGCCCCCCGGATGGTGGGAGCTGGCAGAGGTCGGGGCGTGCCATGCCACCATGCCACAAGGGACCCCTTGGCACTCCTGCGCAAAAGATTAGTAGGTCTTGGGACTGGGAATTCCTACGTCCTCCAGGGACCCGCTCTGCGTGCGGGCCAGCTAGGAGTGGATTCCTGCCTTCTGGGCGGCGCCGGGGGTGGTCCCTGGGCGCCGTGGCCCTGGGTTTTGGGCAGACCTCTCACAGGTGGGAAGTGCAGAGCGGGTGCTTTCCAGCCAGGTTCATGCACTTTGAAGCCCCAAGAGGGCGCCAGGAAATTCCCATCCTCCTAAAAAACCTCCACAGGGTATAACATGGTAGtcggggtgggggaggtgggggagagggatCCCCGCAGCTTCCCTCTCCCCCGCCTCCCCATTCCCAGGTCCCAGCCCCTGCCACTTCCCACAGGCGGGCTCTGCACCTCTGGACCTGGGTTTTCCCCTTCTGGCTCTGCGCTCACGGAGTGGTTGATTTGCACCGTCTGGGTGGTGCAGAGGGAATGGGCTGAGGTGAACTCGGGTCCCCTCTTCTCCCACAGATCTTATTCTGCACCCTCAACAGCCACAAGGTGGACATGCAGAAGCTCCTGGGTGGACAGATAGGGCTGGAGGACTTTATCTTTGCCCATGTGCGGGGTGAGACCAAGGAGGTCGAGGTCACCAAGACAGAGGATGCCCTGGGACTGACCATCACAGACAACGGGGCTGGCTATGCCTTCATCAAGGTGCCCTGGGGTGGGCCGGTCACTTCCTGGGTGCTTGGGGATCTGACTTGAGTGACTGCCCCTCTGGATCCAAGTGGGTTCTGGGGACCCAAGGCAGGTGGCCGGGTTGCCTGAGAGTGACTTTGGGTCCCCACAGAGGATCAAGGAGGGCAGCATCATCAACCGGATCGAGGCAGTGTGTGTGGGCGACAGCATCGAGGCCATCAATGACCACTCCATTGTCGGCTGCCGCCACTACGAGGTGGCCAAGATGCTCCGGGAGCTGCCCAAGTCCCAGCCCTTCACCCTGCGCCTGGTGCAGCCCAGGAGAGCCTTTGGTGAGAGCCACCTGGGCTGGCGGGGGCTCCGGAAAGGGGCCACTTGGCGACCGCGCAGTGTGGGGGGTAGGCTGGACACGGTCAGTGGCCGAGCACCTGCCCAGCGTTGTGCAGGGCCCTGGCGCCACGCCAGCACCATAGGCACAAAGGACGTTTCTAGATGCCTCTTGTACGTGGCAGAGCCCCTGGCCCTGCATCCCAACGGGTAGGGGTTTTCTAGATGGTCAGAGGCTGGGTTGTGGGGGAAAGCTTGGGCAGAGGGGTCGGATAGGGAGGCGTCTCGGTCCACCTTGTGGCCAGTCGGGAGCTTGGAAGGTGGCCCCATGACACTGTGGCATGTCCTAGAATGGCACTTTAGACAGGGAAGTCTGTGACTGGCCCCTGGAGGAGACGAGCTTGCTCTGGATGTGGCTTCTCAGCCTGGGCACTGTGGACACTGGGCTGGACCCTTCTCTGGAGGGGCATCCCGGGCACTGCAGGGTGCTGAGCAACATCCCTGACCTCCACCTGCTCCAGACCAGGAGCCATGCCAGGAGCAGGTGACCGTCACAGGTGTCCTGGACCTTGCCAGGGTGCCTGGGGACGGGATCTCCCCCGGGGCCTCCACAGCTGGCCTCTTCCTTTTCAGGGCGGGACCTCTGGAGGGAGGGAGTGATGGGGACGGACACGGGCTGCCCGTGGCCCATCGTGGGGGCCCCTTGGGTAGCACCGCTCTAGAGCGAGACTCCAGAAGTGCCTTGGCGCACACAAGGGACCCAGGAGACAGGCGCACGAGGTTTTAGAGTGTCTTGTTTCGGGCCTTGAACTCTGGGAGCCAGGCCTGCGAGGAAGAGCGAGTCTCCCCGAGGGGGCTTTTGCAGACGGAGCCGCCAGCCACAGGAGGGTCCCCTGTAGTGAGTCACTTGAAGTGGGGGATTCGGGGAACCGCCGAGGCAGGAGCACGTGGTTCTCCGTCCAGTCTGCTACGTGGCTCGCCCCGGAGGCCTGGTGGCTTCGTGTCTTAGGCAGGAAGAGTGGAACCTTGAATGGGGTCTCTGAAGACTCACCCGTGGAAGGTGGGGGACCAGAAGGTTCTAGGGAGGCTCAGCCTGTGGCCTCCCAGGGCTCTGCACATCCGGAACACAGGCCTGTCCCCCACTGTGTCCCCTCCAGATATGATCGGCcagaggagcaggagcagcaAATGTCCTGTGGAAGCGCGAGTGGCCAGCGGGAGGGAGACCCTGCGGCTCCGCTCTGGGGGTGCCGCCACGGTGGAGGAGGCGGTGAGCGTGGGAGGGTCTTCCGGGGCTGTGGGCCCAGCACCGTCCACCTCCCGGCGTCGGTTTCCAGCCCGTGAAGCAGGTCCTGATGGAGGGGCGGCGGTTCCAGAGCCGGGGCACCGTGCTGGGCGTCCCGCCTGCTCGCCCCTGGGGGTCGCTGGGTGGCGGTTCTCACCCCCGCCTCCCCTCCTGTGCCCCAGCCCAGCGAGTTTGAGGAGGAGGCCTCTCGGAAGGTGGACGACCTGCTGGAGAGCTACATGGGCATTCGCGACCCAGAGCTGGGTAAGGGGCCAGGGTAAGCGGGGGCCTGGGGGCGGGCGcccctgggaggaggtggggcccCAGGAGAGGCCAGGCCGGAGCGCCCTCACCCGCGTCCCTCCACGTTGCCCACAGCATCCACCATGGTGGAGACGTCCAAGAAGACAGGCAGCGTCCAGGAGTTTGCGCGCTGCTTAGACTCCGTCTTGGGCGAGTTTGCCTTCCCGGACGAGTTTGTGGTGGAGGTGTGGGCCGCCATCGGCGAGGCCAGGGAGGCTTGTGGCTAGTCTGCCCCAGGGCTGGACgcagccccagcccagagcccagcccaCTGCCCCAGCCAGTGCCCACAGTCCAGCCCTGCTCCAGACCCCAACAGAGCTCAGAGGCCAGGTTCGTCTCCAGAACCCAGTCCATCTCAGAGTCCCAACCCGGCTCCACAACCCAGTCCCACATTAGAATGCAACCCAGTTCTGAAGCCAAACTGTGCTCCAGAACCCAGGCCAGCTCTGAGCTAGAATCCACCTCTAGTGACCAGCCAGGCTCCGAGACCAAGCCCAACTCCAAAACCCAGCTCAGCTCTGAGACCAAACCTGGCTCCAGAACCCAGCTCAGCTCTGAGACCAAACCTGGCTCCAGAACCCAGCTCAGCTCTGAGACCAAACCTGGCTCCAGAACCCGGCTCAGCTCTGAGACCAAATCTTGCTCTAGAACTCAGGCCAGCTCTGAGCTAGAATCCACCTCTAGATACCAGACAGGCTCTGAGACCAAGCCCGACTCCAGAACCCAGCTCAGCTCTGAGACCAAACCTGGCTCCAGAACCCGGCTCAGCTCTGAGACCAAATCTTGCTCTAGAACTCAGGCCAGCTTTGAGCTAGAATCCACCTCTAGATACCAGGCAGGCTCTGAGACCAAACTCAGCTCTGAGACCAGGCCCGACTCCAGAATCCAGCTCAACTCTGAGACCAAACCATGTCCTAGAACTCAGAGCAGCACCAAGACCAAGTCTGACTCCAGAACCCAGCTCAGCTCTGAGACCAAATCTTGCCCTAGACCTCAGGCCAGTTCTGAGCTAGAATCCATCTCTAGATACCAGACAGGCTCTGAGACCAAACTCAGCTCTGAGATCAAGCCCGACTCCAGAACCCAGCTCAGCTCTGAAAACAAACCATTTTCTAGAACTCAGAGCAGCACCAAGGCCAAGCTCCATTCTAGAACCCTGTCGAACTCTGAGACCAAGCCCTGCTCTAGAACTCAGGCCAGCTCTGAGACCAAGCCTGTCTCTAGAACTCAGCTCATTTCCAAGACCAAGCCCTGTTCTAGAACTCAGGCCAGTTCTGAGATTGAGCCCAATTCTAGAATTCAGCCAAGCCCTGACATCAGACCAAGTTCTGGAACCCAGACAGATTTTAAGATTCTGCTCAGTTTGGAGATCAATCCCAGTTCTGAAACCCAGTCGAGCTCTCAGACTGAGCCTGGCTGTAAAACTCGACCTGTCTCTGTGGCCCGGCCCTACCTGGACACTCAGGCCAGCTTGGGAGCACCACTTAGTTTTGGAACCCAGGCAAGAC from Sciurus carolinensis chromosome 17, mSciCar1.2, whole genome shotgun sequence encodes the following:
- the Gipc3 gene encoding PDZ domain-containing protein GIPC3 isoform X3, which codes for MESAAAREAPRAETPRAPVPPPSPAEHPAAPRVRPRLVFRTQLAHGSPTGKIEGFTNVRELYAKIAEAFGIAPTEILFCTLNSHKVDMQKLLGGQIGLEDFIFAHVRGETKEVEVTKTEDALGLTITDNGAGYAFIKRIKEGSIINRIEAVCVGDSIEAINDHSIVGCRHYEVAKMLRELPKSQPFTLRLVQPRRAFDMIGQRSRSSKCPVEARVASGRETLRLRSGGAATVEEAPSEFEEEASRKVDDLLESYMGIRDPELASTMVETSKKTGSVQEFARCLDSVLGEFAFPDEFVVEVWAAIGEAREACG
- the Gipc3 gene encoding PDZ domain-containing protein GIPC3 isoform X1, coding for MESAAAREAPRAETPRAPVPPPSPAEHPAAPRVRPRLVFRTQLAHGSPTGKIEGFTNVRELYAKIAEAFGIAPTEILFCTLNSHKVDMQKLLGGQIGLEDFIFAHVRGETKEVEVTKTEDALGLTITDNGAGYAFIKRIKEGSIINRIEAVCVGDSIEAINDHSIVGCRHYEVAKMLRELPKSQPFTLRLVQPRRAFDMIGQRSRSSKCPVEARVASGRETLRLRSGGAATVEEAVSVGGSSGAVGPAPSTSRRRFPAREAGPDGGAAVPEPGHRAGRPACSPLGVAGWRFSPPPPLLCPSPASLRRRPLGRWTTCWRATWAFATQSWVRGQGKRGPGGGRPWEEVGPQERPGRSALTRVPPRCPQHPPWWRRPRRQAASRSLRAA
- the Gipc3 gene encoding PDZ domain-containing protein GIPC3 isoform X2, which translates into the protein MESAAAREAPRAETPRAPVPPPSPAEHPAAPRVRPRLVFRTQLAHGSPTGKIEGFTNVRELYAKIAEAFGIAPTEILFCTLNSHKVDMQKLLGGQIGLEDFIFAHVRGETKEVEVTKTEDALGLTITDNGAGYAFIKRIKEGSIINRIEAVCVGDSIEAINDHSIVGCRHYEVAKMLRELPKSQPFTLRLVQPRRAFDMIGQRSRSSKCPVEARVASGRETLRLRSGGAATVEEAVSVGGSSGAVGPAPSTSRRRFPAREAGPDGGAAVPEPGHRAGRPACSPLGVAGWRFSPPPPLLCPSPASLRRRPLGRWTTCWRATWAFATQSWHPPWWRRPRRQAASRSLRAA